The nucleotide sequence TCCGGCCAAGCATCCGCCGGTCACGGTGCTCAATCAGGAGCGGATTCTCGACTGGATGAGCAAGGGGGCGCAGCCCTCAGTGACGGTCCGGACGCTGCTGAAGCGCGCGGGCGTCATCAAGAAACCGGCGGCTGCGGTGAAGAAGTAACAGGTTCGGACGGCGCAGAGATTTCCGCATGGGCGATCTGGTGGTCATCGGTACGATCGAGAAGTCCTTTGGAGTGCGCGGCGAGATGCGCGTGCGCTCCCTGAGCGACGTGCCGGGCCGTTTCGAAGGGTTGACGAAAGTCACGCTGGAATCGCTCTCTGGCAAGACGGTCGAGGCCACGGTTGAGCGGGTACGGCCGGTTTCGGGCGCCTATCTGGTTAAGATGGACGTCTGTGCAACCCCGGAAGCCGTAGCGGCCTTCCGCGGCTGGGCAGTCAAGATTCCGCAGGGGTCGGCGCCGCCGCTGCCGCAGGGGCAGTATTACGAATACGAGTTGATCGGCCTGTTGGTACAGGATGAGCAGGGGCGGGCAATCGGCAGACTGGCAGAGATTCTGGAGACGCCCGGCACCCACGTGTTTGTAGTGAAGGACGCGCGCGGTGAGACGCTGATCCCCGCAACGAAGTCAATGGTGGCATCCGTAGATGTGGCGCGTGGCACGATGACGATTCGGCAGATGGACGAATTGACGGTGGAGGAGCCGGCCCGTGTTGCGTTGTGATGTGGTGACGCTGTTTCCCGATCTGGTCCAGCCTGTGCTGAACCAGAGCATGTTAAAGCGGGCTCAGGAGAAGGGCCTGCTGGAGGCGCGCGTGCACAACCTGCGCCACTTTGCGCTGGACAAGCACCAGGTAGCGGACGATGCGCCCTATGGCGGCGGCGCTGGCATGGTCATGAAGGCGGAACCGGTATTCCTTGCCGTTGAGGTGCTGCGAAAACAGTATGGTGAGGCCGTGCCCGGCACGCAGCTGCGGCTACTGATGCCGTCGCCTCAGGGGAGACCGTTCACGCAGCGGTTTGCCGAAGAACTGCGCGACGAGCCCCGCCGGATTGTGTTTCTCTGCGGGCATTACGAAGGTATCGACGAGCGGGTACGTGTGGGGCTGCCGATCGAGGAAGTCTCCAGCGGCGATTATGTACTGACCGGCGGCGAACTGCCGGCCCTGGTGATGATCGACGCGGCGGTGCGCCTGATTCCCGGTGTGCTCGGCGATCCGGAATCGGCGGAGCGGGATTCGTTCGCGGACTCGCTGCTGGATTACCCCCACTACACGCGGCCGGCCGAGTGGCGCGGGATGCCGGTGCCGGAGGTGCTGCTCTCGGGCCATCACGAGACCATTCGCCTGTGGCGGCGAAAGGAAGCGTTGCGGAACACATACCGGAAACGACCGGACCTGTTGCGCGACCGGGAGTTGTCGGTCGAAGACAAGCGATTGCTAGCGGAAGTCGAACAGGAAGAAACTCGTGAAACACCATTCGTGAAGCGTATTGCCTGACGGCGTTCGTGCTTCACGAGCAACGAGGTACGAGGCATGCGTTTGAAGGAGGAGGGGGGAGAGAGATGAATCAGCTAGAACGAATCCAGCGGACGCTGGTAAAGAAGACCATTCCGAAGTTCGAGATCGGTGATACCGTGCGGGTTCACGCGAAGGTCGTCGAAGGCGACAAGGAGCGGATCCAGGTATTCGAGGGCGTCGTGATCGCGCGCAAGGGCGGGCGAAACAGCGAAACGTTCACCGTAAGAAAAATTTCGTACGGCGTGGGCGTCGAGCGCATTTTCCCGGTCCACTCGCCGATTGTGACGCGAGTGGAGGTGGTGCGCCAGGGCAAGGTGCGGCGCGCCAAGCTCTACTTCCTGCGCGCCAAGAAGGGCCGTACGGCGAAACTTGAAGAGCGCGAGTTCAACCAGGCCGAGTTGGCGGCCAATGCGGCAGCGCAGGCAGCCGAAGCGAAAGCGGCCGAAGCCGCAGCACCGGTCAAGGCGAAGAGAGCAGAGTCGGCCGAGAAGCCGAAGAAGGCCCAGGCCAAGCCGGCGAAACCGGCACCCGCAAAGAAAAAGTAATTCGGGCTATTCTTTGTTCGATGGGGCCAGTCCACAAGGAAGCACGGACCTGAGTGGAGCCGACAGACCTCTTTGAGGCGGAAGCGCAGCGATGCGGGTACCGTCTCGTGGCGGGACTGGATGAAGCCGGCCGGGGGCCGCTAGCCGGTCCCGTGGTCGCAGCGGCCGTGGTGTTGCCGCGCCGCTGCAGTCTGCCGGGCCTCAACGATTCCAAACAACTGACGGCGGCGAAGCGGGAGCGGCTGTACGGCGAAATCCAGCAGCGAGCCGTGGGGGTTGGAGTCGGCGTGGCCAGCGAGCGCGAGGTCGACGCAATCAATATTCTGGAAGCGACACGCCTCGCCATGGGACGCGCGCTCGACGCGCTGCCGGAGACTCCGGATTATCTGCTGCTCGACGCCATCAATTTGCCTGCCGTGCACATTGCTCAACGGTCCATCGTCAAGGGGGATGCCCTGTCGCTGTCCATTGCGGCAGCATCGATCATCGCGAAGGTTACGCGCGATCGCCTGATGGACGACTATCACCGCCAGTATCCCCAGTATAATTTTCAGGCGCACAAGGGCTATGGGACGGCCGAGCATCTGAAGATGCTCGCTGAGCATGGGCCCTGCGCGATTCACCGGCGCAGTTTCCATCCGGTGAGCGTTGCGGTCTCGGCTGGGGGCGAGCACATCGAGCATGCCTTTGAGGTGCCAGGGAACGATCTGCGATCGTGAACCACGCATGATTCAGATCTTTCACGCCACCAAATATTACGAACGGCGTCCCGCGATCACTGATATCTGTCTCCAGATCGAGAAGGGCGAGTTCGTGGTGCTGAGGGGGCCCAGCGGCGCAGGCAAGACGACACTGCTGAAGCTGATCTACTGCGCCGCACCGCTTGACGAGGGGCAGGTGTTAATTCAGGGACGCACCGTGACCCATCTCAAGGCCTCTGCCGTGCCCTATCTGCGCCGGACGATGGGCGTCGTGTTCCAGGATTGCAAGCTGCTGCCGAAAAAGAGTGTCTACGACAACGTCGCATTGCCGCTGCTGATCGAGGGCGCGTCGGCGCCCGAGATACGTCGCATGGTGATGGAGGCGCTGAAAGCGGTCGGCGTTGAGCACCGGAAAGAAAGCCGTCCGGCCATGCTGTCGGCGGGTGAGCAGCAGCGAGTCTGCATCGCGCGGGCGATCGTGAACCAGCCGATCATCCTGCTGGCAGATGAGCCGACAGGCAATATGGACGCCGAACTGGCGCACGAAATCGTCGAGCTGTTCAAGACGA is from Nitrospira sp. and encodes:
- the rpsP gene encoding 30S ribosomal protein S16 — translated: MAVHLRLARGGRKNLPFYRLVAADSRKPRDGRYLEILGTHDPAKHPPVTVLNQERILDWMSKGAQPSVTVRTLLKRAGVIKKPAAAVKK
- the rimM gene encoding 16S rRNA processing protein RimM, giving the protein MGDLVVIGTIEKSFGVRGEMRVRSLSDVPGRFEGLTKVTLESLSGKTVEATVERVRPVSGAYLVKMDVCATPEAVAAFRGWAVKIPQGSAPPLPQGQYYEYELIGLLVQDEQGRAIGRLAEILETPGTHVFVVKDARGETLIPATKSMVASVDVARGTMTIRQMDELTVEEPARVAL
- the trmD gene encoding tRNA (guanosine(37)-N1)-methyltransferase TrmD; translation: MRCDVVTLFPDLVQPVLNQSMLKRAQEKGLLEARVHNLRHFALDKHQVADDAPYGGGAGMVMKAEPVFLAVEVLRKQYGEAVPGTQLRLLMPSPQGRPFTQRFAEELRDEPRRIVFLCGHYEGIDERVRVGLPIEEVSSGDYVLTGGELPALVMIDAAVRLIPGVLGDPESAERDSFADSLLDYPHYTRPAEWRGMPVPEVLLSGHHETIRLWRRKEALRNTYRKRPDLLRDRELSVEDKRLLAEVEQEETRETPFVKRIA
- a CDS encoding 50S ribosomal protein L19, with the translated sequence MNQLERIQRTLVKKTIPKFEIGDTVRVHAKVVEGDKERIQVFEGVVIARKGGRNSETFTVRKISYGVGVERIFPVHSPIVTRVEVVRQGKVRRAKLYFLRAKKGRTAKLEEREFNQAELAANAAAQAAEAKAAEAAAPVKAKRAESAEKPKKAQAKPAKPAPAKKK
- a CDS encoding ribonuclease HII, translated to MEPTDLFEAEAQRCGYRLVAGLDEAGRGPLAGPVVAAAVVLPRRCSLPGLNDSKQLTAAKRERLYGEIQQRAVGVGVGVASEREVDAINILEATRLAMGRALDALPETPDYLLLDAINLPAVHIAQRSIVKGDALSLSIAAASIIAKVTRDRLMDDYHRQYPQYNFQAHKGYGTAEHLKMLAEHGPCAIHRRSFHPVSVAVSAGGEHIEHAFEVPGNDLRS
- the ftsE gene encoding cell division ATP-binding protein FtsE; amino-acid sequence: MIQIFHATKYYERRPAITDICLQIEKGEFVVLRGPSGAGKTTLLKLIYCAAPLDEGQVLIQGRTVTHLKASAVPYLRRTMGVVFQDCKLLPKKSVYDNVALPLLIEGASAPEIRRMVMEALKAVGVEHRKESRPAMLSAGEQQRVCIARAIVNQPIILLADEPTGNMDAELAHEIVELFKTINSRGTTVLVATHNKQVIEQVGRRVVTLDQGKILADEGQGL